One genomic region from Microscilla marina ATCC 23134 encodes:
- the accC gene encoding acetyl-CoA carboxylase biotin carboxylase subunit, producing the protein MFNKILIANRGEIALRIIRTCKEMGIKTVAVYSTADQSSLHVRFADEAVCIGPPASKDSYLKVPNLIAAAEITNADAIHPGYGFLSENADFSRICAEHDIKFIGASPEMINSMGDKASAKDTMKAAGVPVVPGSDGLLESAEQGKKLAVEIGYPVIIKATAGGGGRGMRIIKSDEEFENAWNSATAEAEAAFGNAGMYMEKFVVEPRHVEIQIAGDQSGKACHLSERDCSIQRRHQKLVEETPSPIMTPELREEMGMAAVRAAEAIGYEGVGTVEFLVDKYNKFYFMEMNTRIQVEHPITEEVTDFDLIKEQIKIAAGIAISGQNYTPNLYSMECRINAEDPAKGFRPSPGKITNLHIPGGHGVRVDSHIYAGYEIPPFYDSMIAKLIVTAQTREETLVRMKRALQEFVIEGIKTTIPFHIKLMDDENFKAGNFTTAFLDDFDFSDL; encoded by the coding sequence ATGTTTAATAAGATATTAATTGCAAATAGAGGCGAAATTGCTCTTCGAATTATTCGTACTTGCAAGGAAATGGGCATTAAAACAGTAGCAGTGTACTCTACTGCTGACCAAAGTAGCCTGCATGTACGTTTTGCTGACGAGGCGGTATGCATTGGACCCCCTGCTAGTAAAGACTCTTACCTTAAAGTTCCTAACCTGATAGCTGCTGCCGAAATTACCAATGCAGACGCGATACACCCAGGTTACGGTTTTTTATCAGAGAATGCAGATTTTTCTCGTATTTGTGCTGAGCACGACATCAAATTTATTGGTGCTTCTCCTGAAATGATTAACTCTATGGGAGACAAGGCTTCTGCCAAAGATACTATGAAAGCTGCCGGAGTCCCGGTTGTGCCAGGATCTGATGGCTTACTAGAGTCGGCAGAGCAAGGTAAAAAACTAGCCGTAGAAATTGGTTATCCTGTAATCATAAAAGCGACTGCCGGTGGCGGTGGTCGTGGAATGCGAATTATCAAATCAGATGAGGAGTTTGAGAATGCCTGGAACAGTGCTACTGCTGAGGCAGAGGCTGCTTTTGGTAATGCTGGCATGTACATGGAAAAATTTGTAGTGGAGCCACGCCATGTCGAGATTCAAATTGCAGGAGATCAGTCAGGCAAAGCTTGTCACTTATCCGAAAGAGATTGCTCTATTCAGCGTCGTCATCAGAAGCTGGTAGAAGAAACACCATCACCTATTATGACACCTGAGTTGCGTGAAGAAATGGGGATGGCAGCCGTTAGAGCTGCTGAAGCCATTGGTTATGAAGGAGTAGGTACTGTAGAGTTTTTGGTAGACAAATACAATAAGTTTTACTTTATGGAGATGAATACCCGTATTCAGGTAGAGCATCCCATTACAGAAGAAGTAACTGACTTTGATCTTATCAAAGAGCAGATAAAAATTGCAGCTGGTATCGCCATTTCTGGGCAAAACTACACACCTAATCTTTATTCTATGGAGTGTCGTATCAACGCCGAGGATCCAGCTAAAGGTTTTAGACCCTCTCCAGGTAAAATTACTAACTTGCATATACCAGGTGGGCACGGAGTAAGAGTTGATAGTCATATTTATGCAGGCTATGAAATCCCTCCATTTTATGACTCTATGATTGCCAAGTTGATCGTAACGGCTCAAACGCGTGAAGAGACCTTGGTACGTATGAAAAGAGCCTTGCAGGAGTTTGTGATAGAAGGCATCAAAACCACCATCCCATTCCACATTAAGTTAATGGATGATGAAAACTTCAAAGCTGGTAACTTTACTACTGCATTTCTAGATGATTTTGACTTTTCGGATTTGTAG
- a CDS encoding HesA/MoeB/ThiF family protein, whose protein sequence is MSDNNIANDRYSRNNLFINPDQQEKIKNAKILFGGVGLGSVIAETALRLGFENFVFLDADEVEISNLNRQNYTLEDVGKPKVDAITQRLQAINPDVKIEYHQVFLDEGNMNSFVDESVSVAVNALDYDTTAPFTFDNACLEYGVPIIHPGNLSWGAMTFVITHDSMKLDEVLKSSEVDTVLSFLWSQIQEQHSHLNLDWFKDIPQKVKSNPQLPLPQMSVGANLVAGQAVTIMCNILDSVAIKTFPKIYFLSTL, encoded by the coding sequence ATGAGTGATAATAATATAGCAAATGATCGCTACTCTAGAAATAACCTATTTATCAATCCAGACCAACAAGAAAAAATTAAAAATGCAAAAATACTTTTTGGGGGGGTAGGGTTGGGAAGTGTCATAGCAGAAACAGCTTTGCGACTAGGGTTTGAAAATTTTGTGTTTTTAGACGCTGACGAGGTGGAAATTAGTAACTTAAATCGGCAAAATTATACACTGGAAGATGTTGGTAAACCAAAAGTAGATGCTATAACCCAGCGTTTACAGGCTATCAATCCAGACGTTAAAATTGAGTACCATCAAGTGTTTTTGGATGAGGGTAACATGAATTCTTTTGTGGATGAAAGTGTTTCTGTAGCTGTTAATGCATTGGATTATGATACTACAGCCCCTTTCACTTTTGATAATGCTTGTCTGGAGTATGGTGTTCCTATTATTCATCCTGGTAACTTAAGTTGGGGAGCTATGACTTTTGTCATAACTCATGATAGCATGAAGTTAGATGAGGTATTGAAGTCTTCTGAGGTAGATACTGTGTTAAGCTTTTTATGGTCACAAATTCAAGAGCAGCATTCTCATTTAAATTTGGACTGGTTTAAAGATATACCACAAAAGGTCAAAAGTAATCCACAGTTACCGTTACCACAGATGTCGGTAGGAGCTAACTTAGTAGCAGGGCAAGCTGTTACGATTATGTGCAACATACTGGATAGTGTAGCTATCAAAACTTTTCCTAAAATATACTTTTTGAGTACTTTGTAG
- the plsX gene encoding phosphate acyltransferase PlsX: MRVAVDAMGGDFAPDVVIKGSLLASEEVNKNTKIVLIGQEEAVRTAFSQQNQPIPSNIEIIDAPDFIEMGENPIKALQKKPKSSISVGYNLLKNKQVDAFCSAGNTGAMMVGAMFSVQLIPGIIRPVIMAYVPKVSGEKGIILDVGANTDCKPDILAQFAQLGSLFCQHVLKIPVPRVGLINLGEEEEKGNLAVKEAHKLLTNHKHIEFVGNIEGRGIFLDKADVLVCDGFVGNVVVKMAESMFDIIKKLGISNEFFDDFNSDVVGASPILGVNGNVIVAHGASNDLAIKNMILLGQQITESNITEEIRESFIVESSVK, translated from the coding sequence ATGAGAGTTGCAGTAGATGCAATGGGTGGTGATTTTGCCCCTGATGTTGTTATTAAAGGATCCTTATTGGCCTCAGAAGAGGTAAATAAGAACACTAAAATTGTTTTGATTGGGCAAGAAGAGGCAGTTCGTACTGCCTTTTCCCAACAAAACCAACCCATCCCATCCAATATAGAAATTATAGATGCCCCCGATTTTATAGAAATGGGCGAAAATCCCATTAAAGCATTACAAAAAAAGCCTAAGTCCAGCATTTCTGTTGGGTACAACCTCCTTAAAAATAAACAAGTAGATGCTTTTTGTAGCGCAGGAAATACTGGTGCTATGATGGTTGGAGCTATGTTTAGCGTTCAATTGATCCCTGGTATTATTCGTCCGGTCATTATGGCGTATGTACCCAAAGTAAGTGGTGAAAAAGGAATTATACTAGATGTAGGTGCTAATACAGACTGCAAACCCGATATATTAGCTCAATTTGCGCAATTAGGCAGTTTGTTCTGCCAGCATGTATTAAAAATACCTGTTCCCAGAGTAGGACTTATAAACCTTGGAGAAGAAGAGGAAAAGGGAAATTTGGCCGTCAAAGAAGCTCACAAGTTATTGACAAATCATAAGCATATCGAGTTTGTGGGAAATATAGAAGGCAGAGGTATTTTTCTTGATAAAGCTGATGTGTTGGTATGTGATGGATTTGTAGGTAATGTGGTGGTGAAAATGGCGGAGTCAATGTTTGATATTATAAAAAAGCTGGGAATTAGTAATGAGTTTTTTGATGACTTTAACTCAGACGTTGTAGGAGCCAGCCCTATTTTAGGAGTAAATGGTAATGTGATAGTTGCACATGGAGCATCAAACGATCTTGCGATTAAAAATATGATCCTGTTAGGACAGCAAATCACTGAAAGCAATATCACTGAAGAAATCAGAGAAAGTTTTATTGTTGAATCATCAGTGAAGTAA
- the rpmF gene encoding 50S ribosomal protein L32 produces the protein MAHPKRKISKQRRNKRRTHYKATERTIAVCQNTGEAHLYHRAYVVDGNLYYRGKMIVEDYEPIA, from the coding sequence ATGGCACATCCAAAACGAAAAATTTCGAAACAACGACGCAACAAACGTAGAACTCACTATAAAGCAACTGAGCGTACTATAGCTGTTTGCCAAAACACTGGCGAGGCTCATTTGTACCACCGTGCCTACGTAGTTGACGGCAACCTTTACTATCGTGGTAAAATGATAGTTGAAGACTACGAACCTATCGCTTAA
- a CDS encoding beta-ketoacyl-ACP synthase III, producing the protein MTKLRAAITGVQGYVPDYILTNQELSKMVDTNDEWITTRTGIKTRRILKGEGLGTSHMGVKAVQGLLEKTNTKPEEIDLLICATTTPDMVFPATANLIADGVGATKAFNYDVQAACSGFLYSLFTAAQFIETGMYKKVVVVGADKMSSIIDYTDRTTCVIFGDGAGAVLLEGDDSGVGVQDAVLQSDGSGWKHLHQKAGGSRHPPTKETVENREHFVYQEGKHVFKHAVTNMGSSVVELMKRNHLTTADVNWLNPHQANMRIVDATAKSMGLDEGVESDKVMMTISKYGNTTSGTLPLNFWNYEPQLKKGDNIILAAFGGGFTWGAVYLKWAYDGQEIAKREEYKHLLPDS; encoded by the coding sequence ATGACAAAATTAAGAGCTGCTATTACCGGAGTGCAAGGATATGTTCCAGACTATATCTTGACCAATCAGGAACTGTCTAAGATGGTAGACACCAATGATGAATGGATTACTACTCGTACAGGAATAAAAACAAGAAGAATACTTAAAGGAGAGGGCTTGGGTACTTCCCACATGGGAGTCAAAGCAGTGCAGGGATTATTGGAAAAGACGAATACTAAACCAGAAGAAATTGACCTGCTTATTTGCGCCACTACCACTCCTGACATGGTCTTTCCGGCTACAGCCAACCTTATAGCAGATGGAGTAGGAGCCACCAAAGCTTTTAATTACGACGTACAAGCAGCTTGTTCAGGATTTTTATACTCACTGTTTACTGCAGCACAGTTTATAGAAACTGGCATGTATAAAAAAGTAGTAGTGGTGGGGGCCGATAAAATGTCATCTATTATTGATTATACTGATCGTACAACCTGCGTGATTTTTGGTGATGGAGCTGGTGCAGTCTTGTTAGAAGGCGATGATAGTGGGGTTGGAGTACAAGATGCAGTGCTGCAGTCTGATGGGTCGGGCTGGAAACACTTGCACCAAAAAGCTGGTGGGAGTCGTCATCCACCTACCAAAGAAACTGTAGAAAACCGTGAACATTTCGTATATCAGGAAGGCAAGCATGTGTTTAAACATGCCGTAACAAACATGGGATCTTCAGTTGTAGAGTTGATGAAACGTAATCATCTGACTACTGCTGATGTAAACTGGTTAAATCCACACCAGGCAAACATGCGCATTGTAGATGCTACAGCAAAAAGCATGGGACTGGACGAGGGGGTGGAATCTGATAAAGTAATGATGACCATTAGCAAATACGGAAACACTACCAGTGGTACGCTTCCTTTAAATTTTTGGAACTATGAGCCTCAGCTTAAAAAAGGAGACAATATTATATTGGCTGCTTTTGGTGGAGGTTTTACCTGGGGAGCTGTATACCTTAAATGGGCGTATGATGGTCAGGAAATAGCAAAGCGGGAAGAATATAAACACTTATTACCAGATTCTTAA
- a CDS encoding leucyl aminopeptidase family protein, whose protein sequence is MQVNLLYRSDINASQNLVVIVQDLQQAQSYCTSEQVWQYLQKQVKDEKKEQVKLIHLNQFTHHTFVLYSPPQNKAAYYLKESYRKKGHEIASILASEDLSDLQITNAVTSDIASEAVLDVAEGVLLSTYEFLKYKSDPRKLHPLVQLTLSGQGLTEAKITALNNTVHGTFAARNLVNEPFVYLTAPQLSEEIKKLGKEAGFEVEVFDKAQIQAHNMEGLLTVNKGSLDPPTFNILTHKPDNAINEHPYILVGKGVVYDTGGLSLKPTGNSMDFMKSDMGGAAAVVGSLYALAKNNAPVYVIGLIPATDNRPGQNAIAPGDVITYSNGKSVEIMNTDAEGRLILADALIYAARFKPQLVLDFATLTGSAVRALGNHAMVMVGTANRDIKSQLLHSSEQTYERMVELPLWEEYGEPLESDIADINNLGISEAQAIIAGKFLEHFVDNYPWIHLDIAGTAYLHKPQTYKGKNGTGSGVRLMYHFLTNLVK, encoded by the coding sequence ATGCAAGTAAACCTTTTATACCGTTCAGATATTAACGCAAGTCAAAACCTTGTAGTAATTGTACAAGACCTTCAGCAGGCACAGTCTTATTGTACCAGTGAGCAAGTATGGCAGTATCTTCAGAAACAAGTAAAAGACGAAAAAAAAGAACAGGTCAAGCTGATTCATCTCAATCAGTTTACACACCATACTTTTGTGCTGTATAGTCCTCCACAAAACAAAGCTGCCTATTACCTCAAAGAGAGTTATAGAAAAAAAGGACACGAAATAGCCTCTATATTAGCCAGTGAAGATTTATCCGATTTGCAAATAACCAACGCGGTAACAAGTGATATTGCATCTGAAGCAGTATTAGACGTGGCAGAGGGTGTTTTGTTAAGTACTTATGAGTTTTTGAAATACAAATCAGACCCCAGAAAACTTCATCCGCTTGTGCAATTGACATTGTCAGGGCAAGGATTGACTGAAGCTAAAATAACAGCGTTGAACAACACTGTTCATGGAACCTTTGCTGCGCGTAATTTGGTGAATGAGCCATTTGTGTATTTGACGGCACCACAACTAAGCGAAGAAATTAAAAAACTGGGTAAAGAGGCAGGTTTTGAGGTAGAGGTATTTGACAAAGCGCAAATACAAGCCCACAATATGGAAGGCTTACTTACAGTAAATAAGGGAAGCCTTGATCCACCTACTTTTAATATATTGACACATAAACCTGACAATGCCATCAATGAGCATCCCTATATTTTGGTAGGCAAAGGGGTGGTGTACGATACAGGAGGGTTATCGCTCAAACCTACTGGCAATTCTATGGACTTTATGAAGTCAGACATGGGCGGGGCAGCTGCTGTAGTGGGCAGTTTGTATGCTTTGGCAAAAAACAACGCGCCTGTGTATGTCATAGGTTTGATACCTGCTACTGACAATCGCCCAGGGCAAAACGCGATTGCACCAGGTGATGTGATTACATACAGTAATGGCAAGAGTGTAGAAATAATGAATACGGATGCTGAAGGAAGGCTAATCTTGGCAGATGCCTTGATTTATGCGGCCAGGTTTAAGCCTCAATTGGTGCTAGACTTTGCTACCCTTACTGGATCAGCAGTGCGGGCTTTAGGCAATCATGCCATGGTAATGGTAGGTACCGCCAATAGAGATATAAAGAGTCAATTGCTCCATAGTAGTGAGCAGACTTATGAGCGTATGGTAGAGTTACCTTTGTGGGAAGAGTACGGCGAGCCGCTTGAGTCAGACATTGCTGATATAAATAACTTGGGCATATCTGAGGCTCAAGCCATTATCGCAGGAAAGTTTTTGGAGCATTTTGTAGACAATTACCCTTGGATACACTTAGACATTGCAGGCACTGCCTATTTGCATAAGCCTCAAACTTATAAAGGTAAAAATGGAACTGGTTCGGGGGTGCGTTTAATGTATCACTTTTTGACTAATCTGGTAAAATAA
- the pdxA gene encoding 4-hydroxythreonine-4-phosphate dehydrogenase PdxA translates to MAAEDNKPVIGITMGDYNGVGTEVILKALANKRILKICTPVIYGSMAVISKYRKILKLDSWYINQVNRVTQISFKKTNLVHCTKQKTPEIVPGKVSQQAGEFALESIEAATKDLKQGLIDAVITAPINKHTIQSPDFDFPGHTEYFTTQANITESLMMMVSPSMKVAVFTGHVPLAEISQHITRDKMFSKVALLQATLQKDFNIQKPKIAVLGLNPHAGEEGMLGNEEQQIIKPAVIEMKKKGNLVFGPYPADGFFGTHDYKKFDAVLAMYHDQGLIPFKTLAFADGVNYTCGLPFVRTSPDHGTAYKIAGKNLADETSFREAIFTACDVVKNRKLQMTDQA, encoded by the coding sequence ATGGCAGCAGAAGACAATAAACCGGTCATTGGAATCACCATGGGAGATTACAATGGTGTAGGTACCGAGGTAATACTAAAAGCCCTTGCTAATAAAAGAATTCTGAAAATATGTACGCCCGTGATTTATGGGTCAATGGCGGTAATATCTAAATATAGAAAAATACTTAAGCTGGACAGCTGGTATATAAATCAGGTAAATCGGGTCACCCAAATTAGTTTTAAAAAAACAAATTTGGTGCACTGTACCAAACAGAAAACCCCAGAAATAGTACCTGGAAAAGTGAGTCAACAAGCCGGTGAATTTGCCTTAGAGTCGATCGAAGCGGCCACTAAAGATTTAAAGCAAGGGTTAATTGATGCAGTAATCACTGCCCCTATTAATAAACATACAATTCAAAGCCCTGATTTTGACTTTCCGGGGCACACCGAATACTTTACTACTCAGGCAAACATTACCGAAAGCCTCATGATGATGGTATCTCCTTCTATGAAGGTAGCGGTTTTTACCGGGCATGTGCCATTGGCAGAAATAAGTCAACACATCACCCGTGATAAGATGTTTTCGAAGGTGGCCTTACTGCAAGCTACATTACAAAAAGACTTTAATATTCAAAAGCCAAAAATAGCTGTACTAGGGTTGAACCCACACGCAGGTGAAGAAGGAATGTTGGGTAATGAAGAACAACAAATTATTAAGCCAGCAGTGATAGAAATGAAAAAGAAAGGAAACCTCGTATTTGGACCTTATCCAGCAGATGGTTTTTTTGGTACTCATGACTACAAAAAGTTTGATGCAGTGTTGGCAATGTACCACGATCAAGGGTTGATACCGTTCAAAACTTTGGCCTTTGCAGATGGGGTAAATTATACTTGTGGGCTTCCTTTTGTAAGAACCTCTCCTGACCACGGCACAGCTTATAAAATAGCAGGCAAAAACCTGGCAGATGAGACGTCGTTTCGAGAGGCAATTTTTACTGCTTGTGATGTGGTGAAGAACCGAAAACTACAAATGACTGACCAGGCATAA
- a CDS encoding alpha/beta hydrolase fold domain-containing protein, with protein sequence MVKNTIYQKLANKLNEILGVDKFTPKNTSIFAKLLDESLTQTYLDELEKVAHTKGENTTFSKNTVLYNPFEGESKITLGDNCDIRGELIITNYGGDISIGNDTYFGAGSQIISGHKVTIGTNGFIGYYVLIADSNHHETDPYYRERSFTKSMARDKNSMTSAEIFYQTKDNKATPHDVMTKVVVDEVKIGNHVWINPFATILKGVTIGDGAIIAAHAVVTKDVPAYSMVAGNPAKVVQTGVGFDRGTLESDRKTTNEKFSKAYPVPEGVSIVEESIQGVICYWFTPTEIKNERLILYLHGGAYVQGSLKSHQGLVADIAILTGSEILFVEYSLAPEHPYPTAVNELIKVYSWLISDEANNKKVNADNVIMMGDSAGGGLVLATQITLLNESTEQKLPALNILLSPWVDLTFSSDSWKRLIASDKVLTENGKALKEAAAMYRGVYETTHPGVSPVYADLTGLPPTLIQIGTHDSLLDDSITLADKAASAGVEVALEVYPNQPHVWHLTHKILSEDVDKGIDQKYINQAAKKSKEALDNLAAFIKHQYHE encoded by the coding sequence ATGGTAAAAAATACTATATATCAAAAACTAGCAAATAAGCTTAATGAAATATTAGGTGTTGATAAATTTACCCCTAAGAATACAAGCATTTTTGCAAAATTATTGGATGAGAGTCTAACTCAAACTTACTTAGATGAATTAGAAAAAGTGGCTCATACTAAGGGAGAGAATACAACATTTTCTAAAAATACGGTTTTATATAACCCTTTTGAAGGTGAGAGTAAAATTACGCTTGGAGATAACTGTGATATCAGAGGAGAGTTGATTATCACTAACTATGGAGGTGATATTTCCATTGGAAATGATACTTACTTTGGTGCAGGCAGTCAGATCATTTCAGGGCATAAGGTTACTATAGGTACAAACGGATTTATTGGTTATTATGTGTTAATTGCTGATTCTAATCACCACGAAACAGACCCTTATTACCGTGAACGTTCATTTACAAAGTCTATGGCTCGTGATAAAAACTCAATGACGAGTGCAGAAATTTTTTATCAGACTAAAGACAATAAAGCCACCCCTCATGATGTGATGACAAAAGTAGTAGTAGATGAGGTAAAAATAGGAAACCACGTATGGATTAACCCATTTGCTACAATACTTAAGGGAGTGACTATTGGTGATGGAGCCATTATAGCAGCCCATGCTGTAGTGACCAAAGATGTTCCAGCTTATAGTATGGTAGCTGGAAACCCCGCCAAGGTGGTACAGACTGGGGTTGGCTTTGACAGAGGTACATTAGAAAGCGATAGAAAAACAACAAATGAAAAGTTTTCAAAGGCTTACCCTGTTCCTGAAGGTGTTAGTATCGTAGAAGAAAGCATACAAGGTGTTATCTGTTATTGGTTTACACCAACAGAAATAAAAAACGAAAGATTAATTTTATATCTACATGGTGGAGCATATGTACAAGGTTCGCTCAAGTCACATCAAGGTTTAGTAGCTGATATTGCTATACTTACGGGCTCTGAAATATTATTTGTTGAATATAGTTTAGCCCCAGAACACCCCTACCCAACAGCAGTAAACGAGCTAATAAAAGTGTATAGTTGGCTTATAAGTGATGAAGCTAACAACAAAAAAGTAAATGCTGATAATGTCATTATGATGGGAGATTCTGCTGGAGGAGGCTTAGTACTTGCTACTCAAATAACGTTGCTAAACGAGAGTACCGAGCAGAAATTACCTGCTTTGAATATATTGTTAAGCCCTTGGGTAGATTTAACTTTTTCTTCTGATTCTTGGAAACGGTTGATAGCTTCAGATAAGGTGTTGACGGAGAATGGGAAAGCTTTGAAAGAAGCAGCTGCTATGTATAGAGGAGTTTATGAAACTACTCATCCTGGTGTATCTCCTGTGTATGCAGACTTGACAGGGCTACCTCCTACCCTTATACAAATAGGTACACATGATAGTTTATTAGACGATAGTATAACATTGGCAGATAAAGCAGCGTCAGCTGGAGTAGAAGTTGCTCTAGAGGTATACCCTAACCAACCCCATGTTTGGCATTTAACTCATAAAATATTATCTGAAGATGTTGATAAAGGTATTGATCAAAAGTATATTAACCAAGCAGCAAAAAAATCAAAAGAAGCACTTGATAATCTTGCCGCATTTATAAAACACCAATATCATGAGTAA
- the accB gene encoding acetyl-CoA carboxylase biotin carboxyl carrier protein, which yields MKAKEIRDLIDFISKSGLAEVNIESDDFKISIKRNTPVNVTEAPATLVAAPTAVTTPAAQQVVAPENSVATATEAPTSNGNNNAVDESKLITVKSPMIGTFYRSSSPETPPFVNIGDTVETGKTVCIIEAMKLFNEIESDVSGTIVKVLVDNATPVEYDQPLFLVEPN from the coding sequence ATGAAAGCAAAAGAAATCAGAGATTTAATAGATTTTATTTCCAAGTCGGGGCTTGCTGAAGTAAATATCGAGTCAGATGACTTCAAGATTAGCATTAAGCGAAACACTCCGGTAAATGTAACTGAGGCTCCAGCTACTTTGGTAGCTGCTCCTACAGCAGTCACTACTCCAGCAGCTCAACAAGTAGTTGCACCAGAGAATAGTGTGGCGACTGCAACAGAAGCACCCACAAGCAATGGGAACAACAATGCTGTGGATGAGTCAAAGTTGATCACTGTAAAGTCACCAATGATTGGCACTTTCTATAGGTCTTCAAGCCCCGAAACCCCTCCATTTGTCAATATTGGCGATACGGTAGAGACTGGAAAAACTGTTTGCATCATTGAAGCAATGAAACTGTTCAATGAGATTGAATCTGATGTATCAGGGACAATTGTCAAGGTGTTGGTTGACAATGCTACACCCGTAGAATACGACCAACCTCTGTTTTTGGTAGAGCCTAATTAA
- a CDS encoding YceD family protein: MKEIANYNIELFKMALGKHRYEFNSRSDFFTAFPNSLVQKGEFNVLLDLEKSETLLKLDFQIQGKLELECDRSLELFDFPFEEERSLILKFGDHSEALTDEIEIINRDKQTINIAQYVYEFIGLAIPMKKLHPKFQQEEGLEDIEDDEENSTFVYSSKSSDSTKQAHEEDDVDPRWQALKNLKNKD; this comes from the coding sequence GTGAAAGAAATAGCAAACTATAATATAGAGTTATTTAAGATGGCTCTGGGAAAGCATCGCTACGAGTTTAATTCACGTAGTGATTTTTTTACTGCTTTTCCCAACAGTTTGGTTCAAAAAGGTGAATTTAATGTACTATTAGACCTGGAAAAGTCTGAAACGTTGTTAAAGCTCGATTTTCAAATTCAGGGTAAACTTGAGTTAGAGTGTGATCGTAGTCTTGAATTGTTTGATTTTCCCTTTGAGGAAGAAAGAAGCCTCATTCTAAAATTTGGGGATCATAGTGAAGCATTGACAGATGAAATAGAAATCATCAATCGCGACAAACAAACAATTAATATAGCCCAATATGTGTATGAATTCATTGGATTAGCTATTCCAATGAAAAAACTGCATCCAAAGTTTCAGCAAGAAGAGGGTTTAGAAGACATAGAAGACGACGAAGAAAACTCTACATTTGTGTATAGTTCTAAATCATCTGATAGTACCAAGCAAGCCCACGAAGAGGACGATGTAGACCCTCGTTGGCAAGCACTTAAAAATCTAAAAAATAAAGATTAA